ACCGCTGTGGGTCTGACCGGGGTTGGTGACCCACGCGAACGCCTCGGCCAGGTCCAGGATCTCCCGGGCGCCGACGACCTGTGTCCCTTGCGTCAGGAGCTGCTCGAGGATGGCTCGCCTGACGCTGGCTTCGAGCACGTGCGACTCGACGGCCAGCGCACGAATCCGCTCTGTAGTCTCCTCATCGATGTCCATGTTCTCCCTTGAATGTGTCCCTGCAGGCGACTCGATCGTGTCGTGATGCCCACTTGTCGCTAGCTCCCAGCTGCAAGTTGACCAGCACCGCTGTGCGGGTCGAGTCCGCCGCGACGGAGGGTCGCGCCCTCCGTCCTCGGACGGTCCCTTAGGTGAAGATGCCCTGTCGGAGGACCGTGGCGATGGCATGGGCGCGGTCGTTGACGCCGAGTTTGCGGTAGATGGAGCGCAGGTGGGTTTTCACGGTCTCTTCGCCGACGACGAGTTGGGCGGCGATGAGTCGGTTGCTCAATCCTTCGACGAGAAGACCGAGCACCTGGCTCTCCCGCTGGCTCAATCCGAGCTGACTGCCGGGCCACCCCTGGTTGTCGCCGAGATGCGCGGCGTGCTTGGCGATGCGCGTCGCCATGGTCGGGTCCACGATCACCTGTCCGTTGGCGACGAGCACGAGGTGGTCCGCGAGCTGCGCAGCGCTCTGCGATTTGAGCAGGTACCCGGAGACACCGAGTCGCAGGGCATCGAACAGCCGGCGCTCGTCGCTGTCGTCGGTGAAGATCACCACCCGGAATGGTGGCTTCTCGCCCACGAGCTCCGCGGCCAGCTCGAGACCGCTGGTGTGGTGGAGCGTCGTGTCGAGCAGCACGACGTCAGCGCTGAGGCCGAGCGCCTTGGTGAGCACGTCTTCGGTGACGAGCGCCACGCCGACGACGTTGACCTGGTCGGCGTGCCGAGCGAGCATGGCCTGGAGTCCCACGACGATGATCTCGTCGTCGTCGACCAGGACCACCCGGACAGGCGCTTCTGCGTTGGTGGAGTCGTCATTCATAGCCAGGCTCGTGGAGCCTGTGACGACCGTACTTACGGGCCCCCTCGGCGGCTAGAGGAGTTCTTTCACCTCGAGTAGTGAGCTGCGTCCCCCGTTGACCTTCACCCGTTGTGAGGAGACGACGTCCTTTCCCAATACCTCCTTTGCCATCGATCGCCTCCCGACTAGTCGGGGACGTCCTTGGAGGATTCGAACGATTCGGACTTGCTAGTCCCGATCGCGGCCGCCAGGCTCGGCGACCAGCGGCGTCCGACTCTCGCCGGGCAGTCCGCTGACCTCGGCGGGAGCACGCGCGACAGTCGGCGTGAGCTCTTGCGTGGCGAGTGCCCACCGAGCGATCTGAGCTCTGGGCGCCCACCACACATTCGGCCGTTGGCGAGCCCAGCTGAGGAAGCGGTCGATCACCCGCACTCGCGATGCGTGACCGGAGATCCGGTCGTGCAAGGAGATCGACATCATCCGCCTCCGCCGAGCTCCCTCCTCGTAGAGCTGATCGAACTCATCGCAGAGCTGCTGTTCGTAGGCGTCCGGCGAGAATCCTGAGAAGTCGAAGGACGCGATGTCGTTCATGTGCACCGTGTACGGCACGGTGACGAAGGCCTTTCCGGCGATGTGCTGGATGAACGGCTCGTCGCCCGACAGGTCGTCGATGTGGTAGGTGAAACCGAGCTGCTGAAGCAGCTCGAGGGTGTGGACGCTCCCGCGCATCCAGTAGTTGTTGTAGCCCACTGGCCTCGTCCCGGTGGCCCGCTCGATCGATCGGACGCTGTCTTCGATCCAGGCGCGCTCCTCCTCGGGAGGGAGGAGGTACTGATTTGCCCAATGTCGACCGTGGGCCGCAGCTTCATGGCCGCGGCGCACGATCTCGAGGGCGAGCTCGGGGTGCCGGTCGACGGCTTCGCCGATCATGAAGGATGTGATCTGCACGTCGTGCTTGTCGAAGAGCTCGAGCATGCGGGGAATTCCTTCACGCACGCCGTAGTCGTAGAAGGAGTTCTGCACCAGGTCGGGATAGCCTGGCTCGATCGGTTCGGTGACCGGTCCCGGCGCGCCTGAGCGAGGCTGCCCGCCGGCCTCGAACTGCATGGAGATGGTCACGGCCAGCTGAGCATTGTCGGGCCAGAACCCAGGATTTGCGGTCATCTCGTCCGCCCTTAGGATCGGTGCGTCCGCATGGCTGGAATGACGCGGACGTCTCCCTGTAGCTGGAACACCAGGTTGTGGATGTCGGCCGACGCGATGGCACGCAGGGTGGAAAGCTCCGCCACCGCCTGGTCCGCGTCGAACACGTTGAGCGGCCAGTCGCCCGCCGTGCCGCCCTGTAGGTGCGGATGGTGAAAGCTTGCGCCGTAGGCAGCGCGGATGACGATGGGGTCGATGCCGGCGGCCTGCTGCTCTGGCCACGAGAGTGTCCAAGCGGCATTCACGCCCCCGTCGGCTGAGCGTCGGACGCCTGTCGCCTTCAGCTCACCCGTGTCGAGCAGCACATCCCTGTTGAGCTCTGTGAGCGCTTGCCGGGCGGGCGGATCGAGTAGCGCGACGGCTTGGCCAAAAAGGCGTTCCTTGTCCCGCCGGGAGCTGGCGCCCCCGTGGGTGCCGTCTCGCAGATCGGCGAAATGCCGTAATAGTGGTGCGGTGTACCGCGGGGCGGCGGTGTCCATCTTCGCGTTGTCCGAATTGTCGACTTCCGCTCCTTGGGACACTGTTGCTCCTTTGCCAGGTGGTGACGACATGATGGCTCGGCTCCCTCGGCGTTCGCACCGGGGCATCCCCCGGAGAGACCCCCCCGACTTTCGAGTCGGCGCAACGTCCAAGTGCCGCCGCTCAGCGGTCGCCCGGGCGATGGAGGCAAGGGCGGGCTACCGTGAGCCGTGATGGGGGGTGTGGGCGAGCCCGGTGACGTGTTGCTCGAGCGTGACCGAGAGCTGGAGCGGATCGGGCGGTGTCTGAAGCGGGCGCAGGAGGGCCGGGGGAGCGCGCTCGTCGTCGAGGGGCCGGCCGGAATCGGCAAGACCGCTCTGCTGGCACGCGCTCGCGACACCGCTCAGGACGAGGGCATGCGGGTGTTGCGGGCGCGTGGCGCCGAGCTGGAGCGAGAGTTCGCCTTCAGCGTGGTGCGCCAGCTGGTCGAGCCAGTACTGGCGGGGGCGTCGGAACCAGAGCGTTCCTCCCTCCTGGACGGGCCTTCCGCTGTGGCGGCACGACTGCTGGGCCTCCCGGGTCTGGCCGAGGGAGTACCTGTGGCGCCGCCGGTCGCCCCCGACCCGTCCTTCGCTGCACTGCACGGTCTGTACTGGCTCTGCGTCAACCTGGCGGCCGAGCGCCCTATGGCTCTGGTGGTGGATGACGCGCAGTGGGCGGACCGCGCGTCGCTGCGTTTTCTGGCCTTCCTGCTGCCCCGTCTCGAGGAGCTGCCCGTGGCGGTGCTCATGGGGGCTCGCCCACACGAGGCGGGAGAGAGTCGGGAGCTGCTGGCTACGGTGGCGATGGACCCCGGCACCGAGTTGGTAAGGCTGAGACCACTGACCACAGCAGGGGTCGCCAGGCTCGTGGCCGCGGGCTTGGGAGCTGAGCCGGACGACGACTTCGCGGCGGCGTGCCGGGAGGCGACGGGGGGCATGCCGTTTCTGGTCGGCACGCTCGTCGAGGCCCTGCGCGAGGGGCGGATCTCCCCGGTCGCCGCCTCGGCAGGAAAGGTCCGCGGTCTCGCCATCGCCACCCTGAGCCGCTGGGCGACACGGCGGCTCGGGCAGCTGGGTCCCGACGCCGCCAGGCTCGCCCGGTCGGTGGCGGTTCTGGAGCGGGCTGAGCTTGCCAGTGGCGCCCGACTGGCCGGACTGGGACCTGCGGAGGCGGCCGGGGCGGTCGAGCTCCTTGTCAGGGCCGGGGTACTGGAGGAGGGGCCGCTTTCCTTCGCCCACCCCCTTCTGCGCGGCGCTGTCTATAGCGAGATCGCGGCCACCGAGCTCGCCGAGGCGCACGGGCGCGCCGCGAGGCTGCTGGCCGAAAGTCACGAGAGCGCTGGCCGGGTGGCTGAGCACCTGCTGGCGACCGCGCGGGCGGGTGACGGCTGGGTGGTCGGGCAGCTGCGGGCAGCCGCGGGGGAGGCGGCCGCAGCGGGCGCGCCCGAGTCGGCGGCCACCTATCTGCGCCGAGCCCTCGCCGAGCCGCCAGTACCCGAGGCGAAAGCAGCCATTCTGCTCGAGCTGGGCCTGGCCGAGTTCAGCGCCGGTCAGCCGACCTGGCGGGACCATCTCGAAGAAGCGGTGGATTCGGCGCAGCACGATACGACCCGAATCGCCGCCGCGCTCCTGCTCGCCAGCGCGCTGGGTTTCCACCTGAGGCTGGCCGAGGCGGTCGATGTATGCGATCGCGTCGCTGCGCGCCTGGATGGGCGCGAACCCGAGGCCCAGATGGTGCTCGAGGCCTTGGCGGTCGCCTGCGGGTTGCTCGACGCCGCCATTGCACCGTCTCTGGCTGATCGAGCTCGTGCCCTCCTCGAGCGGGTCAGCGAGGACAGCGCGCCTCGCTTCGCATTGGCAGTAGCGGGGTTCGTGGCTGCGACTGCAAACGAGCGGGCCGAGCGGGCGTCCGACTTGGCACGCCGGGCGGTCAACGCCGGCCCGCGGCCGCTGCCCGATCTTGGCGAACCGCCGTGGTTCCCCATCGCCACGGTTGCGCTGTTCTGGGCGGAGCAGTACGACGAGGCACAGGTCCTCAACGACGCCGCCGCGGCCGAGGCGCGCGCTGCCGCCGACGGGCTGCTCCTACCCGCGGTCTTGGCTCAACGGGCCTGGCTCGCGGCTCGGCGTAGCGATCCCACCGCAGCCGAGGCTGATGCGCGCGCCCTCCTCGAGGCTCGGGGCCTGTCCGCTCCGCCGCTCTACCGTTTGTTGGCTACGGGCGTACTCGTCGACGCCCTGGTCGAGCGGGGCGAGCTGGACCAGGCCGAGGGCGCCCTCGAGTCGACTGCCGATCTCCACAGCACCTCCCAGGCAGCTGGGGTTCTTCGCCACGCCCGGGGCCGCCTCCGGTTCGCTCAGCGGCACCTCGGTGTGGCGCTCGACGACTTCCGCGCCGCCGGGGAGATCGCCACCCGGACACAAGCACTCAGCCCGTGCTACCTGCCGTGGCGCTCCGACGCCGCCTTGGCGGAGCTGGCTCTCGGTGACACCGAAGCGGCCCGACGGTTGAGCAAGGAAGAGCTGGAGCTGGCCCGCGCCTTCGGCGCCCCCCGCGCTCTCGGCGTGGCGCTGCGGGCCGCCGGTCTCGTGGCCGGAGGTCAGCGCGGCGAGGCCCTGCTACGCGAAGCGATCGAGGTGCTTGGTCGTCCCGACGACCGCCTGGAGCAGGCCCGCGCCCGAGCGGACCTGGGCGCCGTGCTACGCCGGAGCAACCGTCGGGTCGAGGCCCGAGACATGCTTCGCCGTGCAGTCGAGGCGGCGCACCGCGTCGGTGCCGTACCGCTCGCCAGCCGGGCAGAGACCGAGCTTCGCGCCACAGGCGCCAAGCCGCGACGGGTCATGCTCACCGGCCTCGAGGCTCTGACCGCCAGCGAGCGCCGCATCGCCGAGCTGGCCGCGGAGGGCCTCACCAACGCTCAAATCGCCCAAGCGCTGTTCGTCACAGCTCGCACCGTCGAGGGCCACTTGACCAATGTGTTCCTCAAGCTCGACGTCAGGGCACGCACGGAGCTAGGAGCGGCACTGGCTGCTCCGACCCGAGCGGTGCCCGCCTGATCGCACGGCGTCGCCCCGAAAAGTCAAGGGGACCAGTCAGGGGGATCCACGGTGCGAAGACGGATGCGGCGGACGGAGGATGATCTCGGAGGCAATCCGCGCTCCATTAGGAGGCTGTGGTGTGGCACCGGAGGAAACCCGCAGAAGCCACCTC
The genomic region above belongs to Acidimicrobiales bacterium and contains:
- a CDS encoding response regulator transcription factor, coding for MNDDSTNAEAPVRVVLVDDDEIIVVGLQAMLARHADQVNVVGVALVTEDVLTKALGLSADVVLLDTTLHHTSGLELAAELVGEKPPFRVVIFTDDSDERRLFDALRLGVSGYLLKSQSAAQLADHLVLVANGQVIVDPTMATRIAKHAAHLGDNQGWPGSQLGLSQRESQVLGLLVEGLSNRLIAAQLVVGEETVKTHLRSIYRKLGVNDRAHAIATVLRQGIFT
- a CDS encoding polysaccharide deacetylase family protein, which produces MTANPGFWPDNAQLAVTISMQFEAGGQPRSGAPGPVTEPIEPGYPDLVQNSFYDYGVREGIPRMLELFDKHDVQITSFMIGEAVDRHPELALEIVRRGHEAAAHGRHWANQYLLPPEEERAWIEDSVRSIERATGTRPVGYNNYWMRGSVHTLELLQQLGFTYHIDDLSGDEPFIQHIAGKAFVTVPYTVHMNDIASFDFSGFSPDAYEQQLCDEFDQLYEEGARRRRMMSISLHDRISGHASRVRVIDRFLSWARQRPNVWWAPRAQIARWALATQELTPTVARAPAEVSGLPGESRTPLVAEPGGRDRD
- a CDS encoding AAA family ATPase; translated protein: MGGVGEPGDVLLERDRELERIGRCLKRAQEGRGSALVVEGPAGIGKTALLARARDTAQDEGMRVLRARGAELEREFAFSVVRQLVEPVLAGASEPERSSLLDGPSAVAARLLGLPGLAEGVPVAPPVAPDPSFAALHGLYWLCVNLAAERPMALVVDDAQWADRASLRFLAFLLPRLEELPVAVLMGARPHEAGESRELLATVAMDPGTELVRLRPLTTAGVARLVAAGLGAEPDDDFAAACREATGGMPFLVGTLVEALREGRISPVAASAGKVRGLAIATLSRWATRRLGQLGPDAARLARSVAVLERAELASGARLAGLGPAEAAGAVELLVRAGVLEEGPLSFAHPLLRGAVYSEIAATELAEAHGRAARLLAESHESAGRVAEHLLATARAGDGWVVGQLRAAAGEAAAAGAPESAATYLRRALAEPPVPEAKAAILLELGLAEFSAGQPTWRDHLEEAVDSAQHDTTRIAAALLLASALGFHLRLAEAVDVCDRVAARLDGREPEAQMVLEALAVACGLLDAAIAPSLADRARALLERVSEDSAPRFALAVAGFVAATANERAERASDLARRAVNAGPRPLPDLGEPPWFPIATVALFWAEQYDEAQVLNDAAAAEARAAADGLLLPAVLAQRAWLAARRSDPTAAEADARALLEARGLSAPPLYRLLATGVLVDALVERGELDQAEGALESTADLHSTSQAAGVLRHARGRLRFAQRHLGVALDDFRAAGEIATRTQALSPCYLPWRSDAALAELALGDTEAARRLSKEELELARAFGAPRALGVALRAAGLVAGGQRGEALLREAIEVLGRPDDRLEQARARADLGAVLRRSNRRVEARDMLRRAVEAAHRVGAVPLASRAETELRATGAKPRRVMLTGLEALTASERRIAELAAEGLTNAQIAQALFVTARTVEGHLTNVFLKLDVRARTELGAALAAPTRAVPA